A DNA window from Pyrus communis chromosome 3, drPyrComm1.1, whole genome shotgun sequence contains the following coding sequences:
- the LOC137729957 gene encoding uncharacterized protein, with protein MCHYCGAELTQAKEKTCKVCEEKQEREFFKQGKVILYTVQMITPTTSLSGSDTSVSSCSEFSVDVSSCDRVNQEENTICSSKMDVSNQSNGRLQNSSFEHPVNGLDNMYTVRDVEIIQTNDDHEAKDSNENEDSNYLEDDTNAGYYII; from the exons CACTACTGTGGTGCGGAATTGACACAAGCCAAGGAAAAGACCTGCAAAGTTTGTGAGGAGAAACAGGAGCGAGAATTTTTTAAGCAGGGTAAGGTGATTTTGTATACAGTGCAAATGATCACTCCAACAACTTCCTTGTCAGGCAGTGACACTTCTGTCTCTAGCTGCA GTGAGTTTTCTGTGGATGTGAGCTCATGTGATAG GGTTAATCAAGAAGAAAACACAATATGCAGTTCTAAAATGGATGTCAGCAATCAATCTAATGGCAGACTACAGAATTCAAGCTTTGAGCATCCAGTAAATGGTCTTGATAATATGTATACAGTAAGGGATGTTGAGATTATACAGACAAATGATGATCATGAAGCAAAAGATAGTAACGAAAATGAAGATTCAAATTATTTAGAAGATGATACAAATGCTGGGTATTATATTATCTGA